A genomic window from Hypomesus transpacificus isolate Combined female chromosome 15, fHypTra1, whole genome shotgun sequence includes:
- the LOC124477707 gene encoding uncharacterized protein C11orf53 homolog isoform X1, translating to MEADYSKRVYQGVRVKHTVKDLLAEKRSRQPNGPRYSGAAVSPTSFVQMPGSHIMPGYYGMRRPYISESDFCPSSKQFSSDMYSSSLGVKPLGCDPSGMSGYPPLMDSYYPETFGDYRSAAAFSGGGTIFPSSALSSLLPPFSGDFSHFLLRDSWEQTAAEPVPQGEGLCAEGLSSVSVPTSLPSPDPQGSPSQYRSPHRGSLLGPPAQPYSLHALEDSHYHHTSYPAPSAYPCSPYITAPSDMASKMPSEDQDSTMAPHGDTSSWCKEDSSSPWSPYELRRSY from the exons ATGGAAGCAG ACTATTCTAAGCGTGTGTACCAGGGTGTCCGAGTTAAGCACACAGTTAAAGACCTGCTGGCTGAAAAACGTTCCAGGCAACCTAATGGACCACGATATAGT GGAGCAGCAGTGTCTCCCACATCCTTTGTCCAGATGCCAG gTTCTCACATCATGCCTGGGTATTATGGGATGCGTCGTCCCTACATCTCTGAGTCAGACTTCTGTCCCTCCTCCAAGCAGTTCTCCTCAGACATGTATTCCTCCTCCCTGGGGGTCAAGCCCCTGGGTTGTGACCCCTCTGGCATGTCTGGCTACCCCCCCCTCATGGACAGCTACTACCCAGAGACCTTCGGAGACTACCGCAGCGCTGCAGCCTTCTCTGGTGGTGGCACCATCTTCCCCtcttctgccctctcctccctgctcccaccATTTTCTGGAGATTTCTCCCACTTCTTGTTG AGGGACTCCTGGGAGCAGACCGCAGCAGAGCCGGTTCCTCAAGGGGAGGGTTTGTGTGCTGAGGGTTTGTCCTCCGTTAGTgtccccacctccctgcccagccctgacccccaaGGGAGCCCTTCCCAATACCGGTCCCCTCATCGTGGCTCTTTGCTGGGCCCCCCCGCCCAGCCCTACTCCCTCCACGCACTGGAGGACTCCCACTACCACCACACCTCCTACCCAGCCCCGTCCGCCTACCCCTGTTCCCCCTACATAACTGCACCCAGTGACATGGCTTCCAAGATGCCCTCAGAGGATCAAGACAGTACCATGGCCCCTCATGGCGACACTTCCTCCTGGTGTAAAGAGGACAGCAGCAGCCCCTGGTCCCCTTATGAGCTGCGGAGGTCCTACTGA
- the LOC124477707 gene encoding uncharacterized protein C11orf53 homolog isoform X2 codes for MPGSHIMPGYYGMRRPYISESDFCPSSKQFSSDMYSSSLGVKPLGCDPSGMSGYPPLMDSYYPETFGDYRSAAAFSGGGTIFPSSALSSLLPPFSGDFSHFLLRDSWEQTAAEPVPQGEGLCAEGLSSVSVPTSLPSPDPQGSPSQYRSPHRGSLLGPPAQPYSLHALEDSHYHHTSYPAPSAYPCSPYITAPSDMASKMPSEDQDSTMAPHGDTSSWCKEDSSSPWSPYELRRSY; via the exons ATGCCAG gTTCTCACATCATGCCTGGGTATTATGGGATGCGTCGTCCCTACATCTCTGAGTCAGACTTCTGTCCCTCCTCCAAGCAGTTCTCCTCAGACATGTATTCCTCCTCCCTGGGGGTCAAGCCCCTGGGTTGTGACCCCTCTGGCATGTCTGGCTACCCCCCCCTCATGGACAGCTACTACCCAGAGACCTTCGGAGACTACCGCAGCGCTGCAGCCTTCTCTGGTGGTGGCACCATCTTCCCCtcttctgccctctcctccctgctcccaccATTTTCTGGAGATTTCTCCCACTTCTTGTTG AGGGACTCCTGGGAGCAGACCGCAGCAGAGCCGGTTCCTCAAGGGGAGGGTTTGTGTGCTGAGGGTTTGTCCTCCGTTAGTgtccccacctccctgcccagccctgacccccaaGGGAGCCCTTCCCAATACCGGTCCCCTCATCGTGGCTCTTTGCTGGGCCCCCCCGCCCAGCCCTACTCCCTCCACGCACTGGAGGACTCCCACTACCACCACACCTCCTACCCAGCCCCGTCCGCCTACCCCTGTTCCCCCTACATAACTGCACCCAGTGACATGGCTTCCAAGATGCCCTCAGAGGATCAAGACAGTACCATGGCCCCTCATGGCGACACTTCCTCCTGGTGTAAAGAGGACAGCAGCAGCCCCTGGTCCCCTTATGAGCTGCGGAGGTCCTACTGA